One window of Branchiostoma lanceolatum isolate klBraLanc5 chromosome 8, klBraLanc5.hap2, whole genome shotgun sequence genomic DNA carries:
- the LOC136440509 gene encoding uncharacterized protein → MKYEAGYCKVWDQSRCPKGFVYPLYNDTTRIEKVLTGHNVKYVPADGAPLYHCQVRFSSWGATLFIQEGELDVQLGQVLSSPQAGGVLHKVEQVVVEGAYTLVAAHPATLEDMFNYADFSQRVRLEPVVDFSTMEQEPPLSVIESVIRGNGTFQGDNTHVIDPSELAKLKP, encoded by the exons ATGAAATAT GAGGCCGGTTACTGTAAAGTCTGGGACCAGAGCCGATGTCCGAAGGGTTTTGTATACCCTCTCTACAACGACACGACGCGCATTGAGAAGGTCCTGACAGGTCACAACGTGAAGTACGTCCCGGCAGATGGCGCCCCTCTGTACCACTGTCAGGTCCGCTTCTCGTCCTGGGGAGCTACCCTGTTCATCCAGGAGGGCGAGCTGGACGTGCAGCTCGGCCAGGTGCTGTCCAGTCCTCAGGCGGGCGGCGTGCTGCACAAGGTCGAACAGGTTGTGGTTGAAG GAGCCTACACTCTAGTTGCTGCGCATCCTGCCACCCTGGAGGACATGTTCAACTACGCGGACTTCAGCCAGAGGGTCCGACTTGAGCCAGTCGTGgacttcagcaccatggaacAGGAACCGCCACTTTCTGTCATAGAGAGCGTGATCCGAGGGAACGGAACGTTTCAGGGAGACAACACACACGTGATAGATCCCAGTGAGTTGGCCAAATTAAAACCGTAA